In Candidatus Desulfatibia profunda, the sequence GCCATTTGTCGCTGCTCAGCCCCTCTCTAACGGAAGTAACCAGCAAAATATCTCCCATACTTTCAGATTCTTTGAGAATCATCAACTGCCGAAAGTTACAAAAGGCAAAAAGCACCGATTCATTGGCCAAAAAAAAGGTGTGCTGCCCCGGATAATTGGACAAAAGGGTTTGGATACTGATGCGCAAGGCGATGTACAGACTGATATACGGGTTCTTGCGATGCAGCGATATCATCTGATCTCTGAGATATTCGAAAATTCTGGCCGTATAGACCTCAGCTTCCAGTCGGGGGGTTCCGTTGGTTTGGTACTTATCAATATTTTCAACAATTCCAATCTGGGCAAACAGCCAGTTGTGATCCAGAAAGGTAAGCGCGAAAGGATGGAGTTGAGCACTGTGGTGACCGCCGCTCTTGGGGCAGTTCACGTGTGAAATGATGATGCGGCTGTCGATAACCCGTGCCAGCCGCTGAAAGCTCTCGTGCACCTGGTCCTGGCTGAAAACCTTTTCGGATGATTTTTCCACAAAGGCCTGATCGTCGCGGAAAAAACCGATACCCCATCCATCCATGTTGCGCCGGCCTTTTTCGGCAAAAATGGGCAAGAATTTTTGGGGCGTATAGTTATAGCCAGCCGATATTGCCAAGATATCACACATGGTCACCTCCAATGTAATTGAGTCAGCAAACTCGGTTTCTCGGAAGTGGTGGGGGTCAAAAGCCTTTACGCAGGAAGTGTTCTTTGTGCCGGACGCAATGTAATATCAATAGGTTGAAGAAGTTCCGAAACGTATACAATTAAGCGGCCGTCAGTCCAGGGTTAGTTCGACACCTGCTTAATGCGGTCCTGATAGCCTAACCCCTCGTAAATTTTATAGATCATCTGCAACCACTTATTGGCTTCAGAGTGAAAGTGAATCTCGGGAACATGTCCCTGGCTCATCTCCACAAGAAACTGGGAAAAGATGATCCATTGCATGGCTTCGTCGATCTTGTGCAGCACGGCCGAATGGTAGCGAAATTCGATGGTAGCGCGATACC encodes:
- a CDS encoding class II glutamine amidotransferase: MCDILAISAGYNYTPQKFLPIFAEKGRRNMDGWGIGFFRDDQAFVEKSSEKVFSQDQVHESFQRLARVIDSRIIISHVNCPKSGGHHSAQLHPFALTFLDHNWLFAQIGIVENIDKYQTNGTPRLEAEVYTARIFEYLRDQMISLHRKNPYISLYIALRISIQTLLSNYPGQHTFFLANESVLFAFCNFRQLMILKESESMGDILLVTSVREGLSSDKWHPIVPEPQSQGELLAIAGPDVLFAEEV